The following proteins come from a genomic window of Sorex araneus isolate mSorAra2 chromosome 1, mSorAra2.pri, whole genome shotgun sequence:
- the ASS1 gene encoding argininosuccinate synthase gives MSGKGAVVLAYSGGLDTSCILVWLKEQGYDVIAYLANIGQKEDFEEAKKKALKLGAKKVFIEDVSKEFVEEFIWPAVQSSALYEDRYMLGTSLARPCIARKQVEIAKREGAKFVSHGATGKGNDQIRFELTCYSLAPQIKVIAPWRMPEFYNRFQGRNDLMEYAKQHGIPIPVTPKSPWSMDENLMHISYEAGILENPKNQAPPGLYTKTQDPTKAPNTPDVLEIEFKKGVPVKVTNVKDGTSHRTSLELFMYLNEVAGKHGVGRIDIVENRFIGMKSRGIYETPAGTILYHAHLDIEAFTMDREVRKIKQGLGLKFAELVYTGFWHSPECEFVRHCIAKSQERVEGKVQVQVFKGQVYILGRESPLSLYNEELVSMNVQGEYEPIDATGFININSLRLKEFHRVQSKAK, from the exons ATGTCTGGCAAAGGCGCCGTGGTCCTGGCCTACAGCGGAGGCCTGGACACCTCCTGCATCCTGGTGTGGCTGAAGGAGCAGGGCTATGACGTCATCGCCTACCTG GCCAACATCGGCCAGAAGGAGGACTTCGAGGAGGCCAAGAAGAAGGCGCTGAAGCTTGGAGCCAAGAAG GTGTTCATTGAGGACGTCAGCAAGGAGTTCGTGGAGGAATTCATCTGGCCTGCCGTGCAGTCCAGCGCGCTGTACGAGGACCGCTACATGCTGGGCACCTCTCTCGCCAGGCCCTGCATCGCCCGCAAGCAGGTGGAGATCGCCAAGCGGGAGGGCGCCAAGTTCGTGTCCCACGGAGCCACGGGCAAG GGCAATGATCAGATCCGCTTCGAACTCACCTGCTACTCCCTGGCGCCCCAGATCAAG GTCATCGCGCCCTGGAGGATGCCCGAGTTCTACAACCGCTTCCAGGGCCGCAACGACCTGATGGAGTACGCCAAG CAACACGGCATCCCCATCCCGGTCACCCCCAAGAGCCCCTGGAGCATGGACGAGAACCTGATGCACATCAG cTACGAGGCCGGCATCTTGGAGAACCCCAAG AACCAAGCGCCCCCAGGCTTGTACACGAAGACCCAGGACCCCACCAAGGCCCCCAACACCCCCGACGTCCTGGAGATCGAGTTCAAGAAAG GGGTCCCCGTGAAGGTGACCAATGTCAAGGACGGGACCAGCCACCGCACATCCCTGGAGCTCTTCATGTACCTGAATGAAGTCGC CGGCAAGCACGGCGTGGGCCGCATCGACATCGTGGAGAACCGCTTCATCGGGATGAAGTCCCGAG GTATCTACGAGACCCCCGCGGGGACCATCCTGTACCACGCACACCTGGACATCGAGGCCTTCACCATGGACCGCGAGGTGCGCAAGATCAAGCAGGGCCTCGGCCTGAAGTTCGCCGAGCTGGTCTACACGG gctTCTGGCACAGCCCCGAGTGCGAGTTCGTCCGCCACTGCATCGCCAAGTCCCAGGAGCGCGTGGAGGGCAAAGTGCAGGTGCAGGTGTTCAAGGGCCAAGTGTACATCCTGGGCCGCGAGTCGCCGCTGTCCCTGTACAACGAGGAGCTGGTGAG CATGAACGTCCAGGGTGAGTACGAGCCCATCGACGCCACCGGCTTCATCAACATCAACTCCCTCAG GCTCAAGGAGTTCCATCGCGTCCAGAGCAAGGCCAAGTAA